The Thermoleophilia bacterium genome includes the window CCTCGTTATGGGCGGCAGATGCCAACTCAGGGGTGATGATTCCCTGGCGAGACGCGTCCAACTTGGTCACCTGCCGGTCATTTTGTTGTGAGCTGATGTCTCTTGGCTGAGCGATGTGCGAATTAATGCGACGATCTTGGGCGTTCATGGTCTCACCGCCTTTAGCTTCTTAATCACGTCTTGTGGAGTACGGCCAAACAGGCGAATCATCGGTTCCTTCCCCAAAGCTCCGCGGTCGAACACGATGTCTGGGGCATGCTCGACGTTGGCCAGTACTTGCTCCATGAGAAAATCGAGGCTCTTTCCCTCTGTCTCACTGACAGCTGGTGGCTCCTTAGCTCGTTCTGCCTCGAGCACGACGAAACCGGCGGCGCGGGCTTTTTCCAGTAACCGGTCGTTCAACTTGACATTTAGACAGGCGCGCAAGTGCGGAAACCGGCGCATGGCGGTCAGTATTAGACGCGCCACGTGCGATGAGGCGCCGAAGGCTGGCTCGTCCTTAAATATGAGCTTGCCGCCATGGACCCCTATTCTTCCCGGAAAGGCGGCGACTTGTCCTGGCTCTCGGGCCTCTGGAAGGGCAAAACCCAAGTTCATTTGTACTGCCGGTACCAGCTCCACGGGGGCCAACTCGGCAAGCTCTAAAGCCGCTTCACGCAGGGACGCAAGCACTCTTGCTCTCTCGTATTCCTTACCAGCTATCAGCGCTGGGTTGACGTACAGGTAGCCTTTTGAGTCTATGGAATCTGCACTGCTTGGCGTGGGGCCCAGCGGGTAGGCTGCTGCGAGGATCTCGCCGATTTCTAGCTCCGTGGCTTGGAAGGCTTCCTCTGGGTTGAGCCCGTGGGCCAGCTCAGTTAAGAGGAGTGCTGAGAACAAGCAGCCCGTGCCATGAATCTCACCAGCAAGCTTTGCTTTCGTGTAGAAGAAAACTTCACCTCCAGCAAAGAAGAGGTCTGTAGTGGAATCTTGTTGAGCAAGATGCCCTCCCGTTACCACCACTGCCTTAGCGCCCATGTCAAGGAGCACTCTTGCTGCCTGTTCCATATCGTGTGGGCTGGTGACTGGCAGGCCAGTGAGTGCGGCAGCCTCAGACAGATTAGGTGTAACTATCGGCCCGAGCGGGAAAATCTCCTGCACCATGGCGTGGATCGCCTCAGGGGGTGTGAGAGTAAAGCCATTCTTGGCTTTGATTACCGGATCCACGACCACCGGCAGACTTGGGTGCTCTCGCAAGAATTGGGCAATCACCCTTGTTTGTTCTTGGCTAAGAATGACGCTGACCTTGACCCCGGCCAGCTCTTCCACTTGTTGCCCGAGAATGGCTAGAGCATGAGTGAAGTCGGCGTTGGCGGTGGGGCGCACCGCTTCCACTCCCCTTGGTCCCTGTATTACAAGAGCTGTGGGCACAGAAAGGCCATGGAAGCCGCGGCTTCCAAACACGGCGAGGTCCATGGATAGCCCGGCTCCGCCGGATGGATCAAGCCCAGCTACTGTAAGAAGGCACTTCACTCCGCTCTCCCGTGTGAGTCTTCGCTAGCGCTGGCGTTGGTCTGGAGTTGAGCTAAGATCAAATCGGCAACCTTTTTGCCCGACAGGAGCATTCCCCCGAACACCGGCCCCATACGATAGGAGCCAAAGGCGGCGTTGGCGCTCATTCCAGCTACAAACAAACCGGGGAAGATTTCTCTGGTGTTCTTGAGGGTGTCGCTTTCTGCTACCTCAGCCCACAAGCACCGCTCTCCCTCCACCTGCCCAGAAGGAGTCGCCAGCTGGACGTTCATCTTGCGCTCCAAAGTGCGCACTACTTCCAGAGGGTGTCCCGTGGCGTCTACTACAACGCGCGCCATTACAGTAAGCGGATCGACGTGGAGGCCAGCCAGTTCTACAGCACTCCAGTTGATGACGATGCCGCACACCCGCTCTCTGCGTACTACCAGATCTTCCACGCTTACCAGGTTGAAGATTGTGGCCCCGACCCGGGTGGCCTGATAGCACAGACCAGTGACCGCATGAATGGCGTCTACTGTGTAGTAGCCTTCTGCGTAAGGCTGGCTGGCGAGGCCAAGCTCGTCGAGGATGGCCTTGCCTTCCTCTTGGACGACAATCTCGTTCATCATCATGCCGCCGCCCCACATTCCGCCGCCCACGGAAAGCTTGCGTTCAAAGACCGCCACTTTGGCTCCACTCTTAGCTAGGTAGTAGGAAGCGACCAGTCCGGCTGGGCCCGCGCCACATATGGCGGCATCCAAGTCCAGATGAGCGAGTAGTTTGTCCGTGTAGCGTTCTATGATGGCGCGCGTTACCGTTCGCTCGTCTATAGTTGTCACACGCTCCCCCTTTCATGCCGTTGGACGAGGCCTGTCTGGGGAAAGCGGCGCTGAGAAAAAGGAGGCACCCGGAGGGTGCCTGTCTACTGTGCGAGTGGGTGGTCTTGTGACTAGCTATGCTTCCCTACGCTGGTATTACCCAGATCAGGTTCATAGGGTCAGTGGTCGAACCACACTCTCAGCGACACGCGCTCCCCTAGCGGCGCTAAATATACCTGCTGTACGATATATGTGTCGAGCCCATCTCGGCGCCGCGCACACTTTTTGCTAACAGACTTTCTAGTAAGACTGTCGAAAGAGAGGGGCATCCGTGACTGGGTCTGAGTACGAGCGCCTTGTGATCCGAAATCCCTACGGCCAACTCGAGCGGGACGGCAAGGTAGTGTTTGAGGGCTTTGTCTGCACACCGGAGCAGCTGGGTACAAATTGTCAATACCTCTACTCCATCGTCACGAAGCCGCACGTAAACGAAGCAACGCCCCATGTTCACACGTTCCCGGTCATCATGAACTTTTTCGGCGGCGACTATAGGGACATTCGAGACTTTGACGCCGAAATATGGTTCTATCTGGGTGGAGAAAGGCAAATCATCGACGGTCCTGCTACGGTGAGCATACCTGCCGGAGTGCCCCATTGCCCGCTGATCTTTAAGAGAGTGAGCAAGCCCATAGCCTGGGTTGAAATCATGCTGACCGATCACTACGAACGGGAAGAGGTGGATATTCCGCTTTACCCGGCGCCTGACTTTGATGTGGGCTAGAGTGAAAATGTGGTTCTTAGCCGTCTAAAGTCCGGCCGAAGAAGGCTGCGCTGGTGGGTGCCGCTTGCAACCGCTGTCGCTGTAGCGATTGCTGCGTCATGTACCGCGTTCTTTCTCATTCACAACCTGGAATCGGGCCGCACGCGAGCTACGTTTGAGCAGCTAGCCGACGAGCGGTTTGATCAGCTTCAAGAGCGAGTCCGCAAGGTCTTGGGCGACGCGCGTGCGATCGCCATGTTCTTTAGCTCCTCCGTGTACGTCACCCGGCAGGAGTTTGAGACGTTTGTGTCGCCCATCTTGACGGACGAACCTGGAATTCGGGGGGTGTTTTGGTTCCCGCAGGTAACGGCAGACAACCGTTACAGGCTTGAACAGCAGGCCAGAAGCGAGGGCCTTTCTGATTTTGCGGTCAGGATGTGGGGCTCAAACACGCCCGTTCCAGCTTCAGAACCGAGATTGCACTATCCGCTCTATCACGTCTACCCCTACGACAGCTTTGCAGGTCAGCTTGGCTGGGATCTGCTAACCGAACCCGTCCG containing:
- a CDS encoding sulfide-dependent adenosine diphosphate thiazole synthase yields the protein MTTIDERTVTRAIIERYTDKLLAHLDLDAAICGAGPAGLVASYYLAKSGAKVAVFERKLSVGGGMWGGGMMMNEIVVQEEGKAILDELGLASQPYAEGYYTVDAIHAVTGLCYQATRVGATIFNLVSVEDLVVRRERVCGIVINWSAVELAGLHVDPLTVMARVVVDATGHPLEVVRTLERKMNVQLATPSGQVEGERCLWAEVAESDTLKNTREIFPGLFVAGMSANAAFGSYRMGPVFGGMLLSGKKVADLILAQLQTNASASEDSHGRAE
- a CDS encoding PfkB family carbohydrate kinase, translated to MKCLLTVAGLDPSGGAGLSMDLAVFGSRGFHGLSVPTALVIQGPRGVEAVRPTANADFTHALAILGQQVEELAGVKVSVILSQEQTRVIAQFLREHPSLPVVVDPVIKAKNGFTLTPPEAIHAMVQEIFPLGPIVTPNLSEAAALTGLPVTSPHDMEQAARVLLDMGAKAVVVTGGHLAQQDSTTDLFFAGGEVFFYTKAKLAGEIHGTGCLFSALLLTELAHGLNPEEAFQATELEIGEILAAAYPLGPTPSSADSIDSKGYLYVNPALIAGKEYERARVLASLREAALELAELAPVELVPAVQMNLGFALPEAREPGQVAAFPGRIGVHGGKLIFKDEPAFGASSHVARLILTAMRRFPHLRACLNVKLNDRLLEKARAAGFVVLEAERAKEPPAVSETEGKSLDFLMEQVLANVEHAPDIVFDRGALGKEPMIRLFGRTPQDVIKKLKAVRP